A genomic segment from Streptomyces sp. NBC_00654 encodes:
- a CDS encoding cytochrome ubiquinol oxidase subunit I, with protein MDLALAPETLARWQFGITTVYHFLFVPLTISLAALTAGLQTAWVRTSNEKYLRATKFWGKLFLINIAMGVVTGIVQEFQFGMNWSDYSRFVGDIFGAPLAFEALIAFFFESTFIGLWIFGWDKLPKKIHLACIWMVSIGTILSAFFILAANSWMQHPVGYRINEERGRAELTDFWHVLTQNTALTQFFHTITAAFLVGGAFMVGIAAFHLARKKHIPVMRTSLRLGLVTVVIAGLLTAVSGDLLGKVMFKQQPMKMAAAEALWDGQNAAPFSVFAYGDVSKGHNSVEISIPGILSFLADDDFNSYVPGINDINKAEQEKYGPGDYRPNIPVAFWSFRWMIGFGMASFALGILGLWLTRKKFMLPPGMRTGEDEVPHLVLFKNKALSPRLTKLYWIVALWTLLFPLIANSWGWIFTEMGRQPWVVYGVLQTRDAVSPGVSQGEVLTSMIVFTLLYAVLAVIEVKLLVKYIKAGPPELTESDLNPPTRIGGHDDDDADRPMAFSY; from the coding sequence GTGGACCTGGCTCTGGCGCCGGAAACCCTGGCGCGATGGCAGTTCGGCATTACCACCGTCTACCACTTCCTCTTCGTCCCGCTGACGATCTCGCTCGCCGCGCTCACCGCCGGCCTGCAGACCGCCTGGGTCCGGACGAGCAACGAGAAGTACCTCAGGGCCACCAAGTTCTGGGGCAAGCTCTTCCTGATCAACATCGCCATGGGTGTGGTCACCGGCATCGTCCAGGAGTTCCAGTTCGGGATGAACTGGTCCGACTACTCGCGGTTCGTCGGCGACATCTTCGGAGCGCCGCTCGCCTTCGAGGCGCTGATCGCGTTCTTCTTCGAGTCCACCTTCATCGGGCTGTGGATCTTCGGCTGGGACAAGCTGCCGAAGAAGATCCACCTCGCCTGCATCTGGATGGTCTCGATCGGCACGATCCTCTCCGCGTTCTTCATCCTGGCGGCCAACTCCTGGATGCAGCACCCGGTCGGCTACCGCATCAACGAGGAACGCGGCCGCGCCGAGCTCACCGACTTCTGGCACGTGCTCACGCAGAACACGGCGCTCACCCAGTTCTTCCACACCATCACGGCCGCCTTCCTCGTCGGTGGCGCCTTCATGGTCGGCATCGCGGCCTTCCACCTGGCGCGAAAGAAGCACATCCCGGTGATGCGCACCTCGCTGCGGCTGGGCCTGGTCACGGTCGTGATCGCCGGACTGCTCACCGCCGTCAGCGGCGACCTGCTGGGCAAGGTGATGTTCAAGCAGCAGCCGATGAAGATGGCGGCGGCCGAGGCGCTGTGGGACGGCCAGAACGCCGCGCCCTTCTCGGTCTTCGCGTACGGGGATGTCAGCAAGGGCCACAACTCCGTGGAGATCTCGATCCCGGGGATACTGTCCTTCCTCGCGGACGACGACTTCAACTCGTACGTCCCCGGCATCAACGACATCAACAAGGCCGAGCAGGAGAAGTACGGGCCCGGCGACTACCGGCCGAACATCCCCGTCGCCTTCTGGAGCTTCCGCTGGATGATCGGCTTCGGGATGGCCTCCTTCGCCCTCGGCATCCTGGGGCTGTGGCTGACCCGGAAGAAGTTCATGCTGCCACCGGGGATGCGCACCGGTGAGGACGAAGTGCCGCATCTGGTCCTGTTCAAGAACAAGGCGCTGAGCCCCAGGCTCACCAAGCTCTACTGGATCGTGGCGCTCTGGACCCTGCTCTTCCCGCTGATCGCCAACTCCTGGGGCTGGATCTTCACAGAGATGGGGCGTCAGCCCTGGGTCGTCTACGGCGTCCTCCAGACCCGTGACGCGGTCTCCCCCGGTGTCTCGCAGGGAGAGGTGCTCACATCGATGATCGTCTTCACCCTGCTCTACGCGGTGCTCGCCGTGATCGAGGTCAAGCTGCTCGTGAAGTACATCAAGGCCGGACCGCCGGAACTCACGGAATCCGACCTCAACCCGCCCACCAGGATCGGCGGTCACGACGATGACGACGCCGACCGGCCCATGGCCTTCTCCTACTGA
- the hisC gene encoding histidinol-phosphate transaminase, which translates to MSETSPKLRAALDGVPAYVPGKPAAADGPVAFKLSSNENPYPPLPGVLESTLAAAERFNRYPDMACTGLMNELANRFGVPLAHLATGTGSVGVAQQLLQATSGPGDEVIYAWRSFEAYPIITQVSGATSVKVPLTDGEVHDLDAMADAITDRTRLIFVCNPNNPTGTAVRRAELERFLDRVPGDVLVVLDEAYKEFVRDVEVPDGIEIYRDRPNVAVLRTFSKAYGLAGLRVGFAVAHEPVAAALRKTAVPFGVSQLAQDAAVASLRAEDELLGRVGTLVGERARVYEGLVGQGWTVPESQANFVWLRLGERTVDFAAACEQAGVVVRPFAGEGVRVTVGESEANDLFLKVAEEYRSRL; encoded by the coding sequence GTGAGCGAGACGAGCCCCAAGCTGCGTGCTGCGCTGGACGGTGTTCCCGCCTATGTGCCGGGCAAGCCGGCCGCTGCGGACGGACCGGTCGCCTTCAAGCTGTCCTCCAACGAGAATCCGTACCCGCCGCTGCCCGGCGTGCTGGAGTCCACCCTCGCCGCGGCCGAGCGGTTCAACCGGTACCCGGACATGGCGTGCACCGGCCTGATGAACGAACTGGCGAACCGTTTCGGTGTGCCGCTCGCGCACCTGGCCACGGGCACGGGTTCGGTCGGTGTGGCGCAGCAGCTGCTCCAGGCCACCTCGGGCCCCGGCGACGAGGTCATCTACGCCTGGCGCTCGTTCGAGGCGTACCCGATCATCACGCAGGTCAGCGGGGCGACCTCGGTGAAGGTGCCGCTGACCGACGGTGAGGTGCACGACCTCGACGCGATGGCGGACGCGATCACCGACCGGACCCGGCTGATCTTCGTCTGCAACCCGAACAACCCGACCGGCACCGCCGTGCGCCGGGCCGAGCTGGAACGGTTCCTCGACCGGGTGCCGGGCGATGTGCTCGTGGTCCTCGACGAGGCGTACAAGGAGTTCGTCCGTGATGTCGAGGTGCCGGACGGCATCGAGATCTACCGGGACCGGCCCAATGTGGCGGTGCTGCGGACCTTCTCCAAGGCGTACGGCCTCGCGGGGCTCCGGGTCGGGTTCGCGGTGGCCCATGAGCCGGTGGCCGCCGCGCTGCGGAAGACGGCCGTCCCGTTCGGTGTCAGCCAGCTCGCGCAGGACGCCGCGGTCGCCTCGCTCCGGGCCGAGGACGAACTGCTGGGACGGGTCGGCACTCTGGTCGGCGAGCGCGCCAGGGTGTACGAGGGGCTGGTGGGGCAGGGGTGGACCGTTCCGGAGTCCCAGGCCAACTTCGTCTGGCTGCGGCTCGGTGAGCGCACGGTCGACTTCGCCGCGGCCTGTGAGCAGGCCGGTGTGGTCGTGCGCCCGTTCGCGGGCGAGGGGGTGCGCGTCACGGTCGGCGAGAGCGAGGCGAACGACCTGTTCCTGAAGGTCGCGGAGGAGTACCGCAGCCGGCTGTAG
- a CDS encoding LacI family DNA-binding transcriptional regulator: protein MTAAGKHQVSRTETPRRNGRPGRAGIRDVAAAAGVSITTVSDALNGKGRLPDATRRHVREVAERLGYRPSAAARTLRTGRSGLIGLTVTTYGNEPFTFTEFAYFAEMARAATSAALDRGYALVILPATSRHDVWSNVALDGTVVIDPSDQDPVVTELVRQGLPVVSDGRPAGTLPVTAWVDNDHRAAVLDLLDHLAAAGARRIGLLTGTTTDTYTRLSTTAYLHWCERVGQDPVYESYPAHDPCAGAVAADRLLARPDRPDAVYGLFDPNGTDLLAAARRYGLRVPEDLLLVCCSESTVYASTEPPITTLSLKPRRIGTAVVQLLIDAIEGVEHDGPVEQVIPTELIVRTSSQRRPPRTTVSAPRSPSGD from the coding sequence ATGACAGCAGCAGGGAAGCACCAGGTGAGCCGGACGGAGACACCCCGGCGCAACGGCCGGCCGGGACGAGCGGGGATCCGTGATGTGGCCGCCGCGGCCGGGGTCTCGATCACGACCGTCTCCGACGCGCTCAACGGCAAGGGCAGGCTCCCGGACGCCACCCGCCGCCATGTCCGAGAGGTCGCAGAGCGCCTGGGCTACCGCCCGTCCGCCGCGGCCCGAACCCTCCGTACGGGCAGATCCGGCCTGATCGGCCTGACCGTGACCACGTACGGGAATGAACCTTTCACCTTCACCGAATTCGCCTACTTCGCGGAGATGGCCAGAGCCGCGACCTCCGCGGCCCTCGACCGCGGGTACGCCCTCGTCATCCTCCCCGCCACCTCCCGCCACGACGTCTGGTCGAACGTCGCGCTCGACGGCACCGTCGTCATTGACCCCTCCGACCAGGACCCGGTCGTCACCGAACTCGTACGCCAGGGCTTACCCGTCGTCTCGGACGGCCGCCCGGCCGGCACGCTTCCGGTCACCGCCTGGGTCGACAACGACCACCGGGCCGCCGTGCTCGACCTCCTGGACCATCTCGCCGCCGCCGGGGCGCGCCGCATCGGCCTGCTGACCGGCACCACCACCGACACGTACACCCGGCTGTCCACCACCGCGTATCTCCACTGGTGCGAGCGGGTGGGTCAGGACCCGGTCTACGAGTCCTACCCCGCCCACGACCCCTGCGCGGGCGCGGTCGCCGCCGACCGCCTCCTCGCCCGCCCGGACCGGCCGGACGCCGTGTACGGGCTCTTCGACCCCAACGGGACCGATCTGCTGGCGGCCGCCCGCCGCTACGGTCTGCGGGTCCCGGAGGACCTGCTGCTGGTCTGCTGCAGCGAATCCACGGTGTACGCGAGCACCGAACCGCCCATCACGACACTCTCGCTCAAGCCGCGCCGCATCGGCACGGCGGTCGTCCAGCTCCTCATCGACGCCATCGAAGGCGTCGAGCACGACGGTCCGGTGGAGCAGGTGATACCGACGGAGCTCATCGTCCGGACCTCCTCGCAACGCCGTCCGCCCCGCACCACGGTCAGCGCGCCACGATCTCCCAGCGGGGACTGA
- a CDS encoding metallophosphoesterase — translation MTQGAGQEPVVRTATLRDFRVPPYARTPVPQHPPHPGNAVVGQEPPEGYTPTERDLPVINRGDTVQVQAAVAPRSATESERGPLYVVGDVHGYLDELLAALAEQGLVDADGNWTAGNARLWFLGDFTDRGPDGIGVIDLVMRLSAEAAAAGGYCKALMGNHELLLIGAKRFADTPVNSGAGTATFQAAWLLNGGQKTDMERLQDVHLQWMSRLDAVVEEDGHLLMHSDTTAYLDYGSTIEDVNDTVHAILTRNDADECWDLFRKLTKRFAFRDEGGAQAVRELMSTYGGQRVVHGHSPIPYLLGEVGSEDGENGAGPLVTGPHVYADGLAIAMDGGVTMAGKLLVVQLPLHD, via the coding sequence ATGACTCAGGGGGCCGGTCAGGAACCCGTGGTGCGGACGGCGACGTTGCGCGACTTCCGCGTACCTCCGTACGCGCGGACACCCGTGCCCCAGCACCCACCGCACCCCGGCAACGCCGTGGTGGGCCAGGAACCGCCGGAGGGCTACACGCCCACCGAGCGCGACCTTCCCGTCATCAACCGCGGTGACACCGTCCAGGTACAGGCCGCCGTGGCCCCGCGGAGCGCCACGGAGTCGGAGCGCGGCCCGCTGTATGTCGTCGGGGACGTCCACGGCTATCTGGACGAGCTGCTGGCCGCCCTCGCCGAACAGGGTCTCGTCGACGCCGACGGCAACTGGACCGCGGGCAACGCCCGGCTGTGGTTCCTCGGCGACTTCACGGACCGCGGGCCCGACGGCATCGGCGTCATCGACCTCGTCATGCGGCTCTCCGCCGAGGCCGCGGCCGCCGGCGGCTACTGCAAGGCCCTGATGGGCAACCACGAGCTCCTGCTGATCGGCGCCAAGCGGTTCGCCGACACCCCGGTCAACTCCGGGGCCGGCACCGCCACCTTCCAGGCGGCCTGGCTGCTCAACGGCGGCCAGAAGACCGACATGGAGCGGCTCCAGGACGTCCACCTCCAGTGGATGTCCCGGCTCGACGCGGTCGTCGAGGAGGACGGGCATCTGCTGATGCACTCCGACACGACGGCCTACCTCGACTACGGGTCCACCATCGAGGACGTCAACGACACGGTCCACGCCATTCTCACGCGCAACGACGCCGACGAGTGCTGGGACCTCTTCCGCAAGCTCACCAAGCGGTTCGCCTTCCGCGACGAGGGCGGTGCGCAGGCGGTGCGGGAGCTGATGTCGACGTACGGTGGACAGCGCGTCGTCCATGGTCACAGCCCCATTCCCTATCTGCTCGGCGAGGTCGGCTCGGAGGACGGCGAGAACGGCGCGGGTCCGCTCGTGACCGGCCCGCACGTGTACGCGGACGGGCTCGCCATCGCCATGGACGGCGGAGTGACCATGGCCGGAAAGCTCTTGGTGGTCCAACTCCCCCTGCATGACTGA
- a CDS encoding DUF805 domain-containing protein, translating into MNWYLDVLKNYAGFSGRARRKEYWMFVLFNFIAAVILMAIGAAIDTQVPYYIYIVAVIVPSLAVIVRRLHDTGRSGWWILISLVPLVGGIILLVFLATEGKYEANEYGANPKLSPQGV; encoded by the coding sequence ATGAACTGGTACCTGGACGTACTCAAGAACTACGCAGGCTTCAGCGGTCGCGCACGCCGCAAGGAGTACTGGATGTTCGTACTCTTCAACTTCATCGCGGCCGTGATCCTGATGGCCATCGGTGCGGCGATAGACACGCAGGTCCCGTACTACATCTACATCGTCGCCGTCATCGTCCCGTCGCTCGCCGTCATCGTGCGCCGTCTGCACGACACCGGCCGCTCGGGCTGGTGGATCCTGATCTCGCTCGTCCCGCTGGTCGGCGGCATCATCCTGCTCGTCTTCCTGGCCACCGAGGGCAAGTACGAGGCGAACGAGTACGGCGCCAACCCGAAGCTGTCGCCGCAGGGCGTCTGA
- the thiC gene encoding phosphomethylpyrimidine synthase ThiC, translated as MTTSDARTPASKRNDQEARNVRIGQDAPNDEAGKSIGWHKGYVQGSRPDLRVPVRQVHLTNGNDVTLYDTSGPYTDPSVDTDVRRGLAPLRENWIIARGDTEEYAGRPARPEDDGLKHTSPRGGLRNLDAVFPGRPRQPRRSRDGRPVTQLAYARRGEITPEMEYVAIRENVEPEVVRQEIAAGRAVLPANVNHPEIEPMIIGKRFLVKVNANIGNSAVTSSIEEEVDKMTWATQWGADTVMDLSTGRNIHTTREWVLRNSPVPIGTVPLYQALEKVDGRAEELSWEIYKDTVIEQAEQGVDYMTVHAGVRLPYVPLTARRRTGIVSRGGSIMAAWCLAHHKESFLYERFEELCEILAAYDVTYSLGDGLRPGSIADANDEAQFAELRTLGELNTIAKRFGVQTMIEGPGHVPMHRIKENIDLQQEICEEAPFYTLGPLTTDVAPAYDHITSGIGAAMIAWWGTAMLCYVTPKEHLGLPNRDDVKTGVITYKIAAHAADLAKGHPGAQDWDDALSDARFEFRWEDQFNLALDPVTAREFHDETLPAEPAKTAHFCSMCGPKFCSMKISQDIRREHGGSRAEIEAGMAEKSKEFAAAGNRVYLPIAD; from the coding sequence ATGACCACATCGGACGCACGCACGCCTGCCTCGAAGCGGAATGACCAGGAAGCGCGGAATGTGCGCATCGGTCAGGACGCACCGAACGACGAGGCCGGGAAGTCCATCGGCTGGCACAAGGGATACGTCCAGGGCTCGCGCCCGGACCTCCGGGTGCCGGTCCGCCAGGTGCACCTCACCAACGGCAACGACGTGACGCTGTACGACACGTCGGGGCCGTACACCGATCCGTCCGTCGACACCGATGTCCGCCGCGGGCTCGCACCGCTGCGGGAGAACTGGATCATCGCCCGCGGTGACACCGAGGAGTACGCGGGCCGTCCGGCCCGCCCCGAGGACGACGGGCTCAAGCACACCTCGCCGCGTGGCGGGCTGCGCAACCTCGACGCCGTCTTCCCGGGCCGCCCGCGCCAGCCGCGCCGCAGCCGGGACGGACGGCCCGTCACCCAGCTCGCGTACGCCCGGCGGGGCGAGATCACTCCCGAGATGGAGTACGTCGCGATCCGGGAGAACGTCGAGCCCGAGGTCGTACGCCAGGAGATCGCCGCGGGCCGGGCGGTGCTGCCCGCCAACGTCAATCACCCGGAGATCGAGCCGATGATCATCGGCAAGCGGTTCCTGGTGAAGGTCAACGCCAACATCGGCAACTCGGCGGTCACCTCCTCCATCGAGGAGGAGGTGGACAAGATGACCTGGGCCACCCAGTGGGGCGCCGACACGGTCATGGATCTCTCCACCGGGCGCAACATCCACACCACCCGTGAGTGGGTGCTGCGCAACTCCCCGGTGCCGATCGGCACCGTCCCCCTCTACCAGGCCCTGGAAAAGGTCGACGGCCGGGCGGAGGAGCTGAGCTGGGAGATCTACAAGGACACCGTCATCGAACAGGCCGAGCAGGGTGTCGACTACATGACGGTGCACGCGGGCGTGCGTCTGCCGTACGTCCCGCTGACCGCACGCCGCAGGACCGGCATCGTCTCCCGGGGCGGATCGATCATGGCGGCCTGGTGTCTCGCGCACCACAAGGAGTCGTTCCTGTACGAGCGCTTCGAGGAGCTGTGCGAGATCCTCGCGGCGTACGACGTGACGTACTCGCTGGGGGACGGTCTGCGCCCCGGCTCGATCGCCGACGCCAACGACGAGGCGCAGTTCGCCGAACTGCGCACGCTGGGCGAGCTGAACACGATCGCCAAGCGGTTCGGTGTGCAGACGATGATCGAGGGGCCGGGCCATGTCCCGATGCACAGGATCAAGGAGAACATCGACCTCCAGCAGGAGATCTGCGAGGAGGCGCCGTTCTACACGCTCGGCCCGCTGACCACCGATGTCGCCCCGGCGTACGACCACATCACCTCCGGCATCGGTGCGGCGATGATCGCCTGGTGGGGCACGGCGATGCTCTGCTACGTCACGCCCAAGGAGCACCTGGGGCTGCCCAACCGGGACGATGTGAAGACCGGGGTGATCACCTACAAGATCGCCGCTCATGCGGCGGACCTCGCCAAGGGGCACCCGGGGGCGCAGGACTGGGACGACGCGCTGTCGGACGCGCGTTTCGAGTTCCGCTGGGAGGACCAGTTCAATCTGGCCCTCGACCCGGTCACGGCACGGGAGTTCCACGACGAGACGCTGCCCGCCGAGCCGGCCAAGACGGCGCACTTCTGCTCGATGTGCGGGCCGAAGTTCTGCTCGATGAAGATCTCGCAGGACATCCGGCGCGAGCACGGGGGCTCGCGGGCGGAGATCGAGGCGGGGATGGCGGAGAAGTCGAAGGAGTTCGCGGCGGCCGGGAACCGGGTCTATCTGCCGATCGCGGACTGA
- a CDS encoding YibE/F family protein codes for MTSPQSDPASQGHAHGHSHSHGPAAPVSKHLRKVIAAVLIPFATAVVVGLVVFWPGGVPAHERTGVGFDRQTQEGTVVRVDKVDCKDVNAAQVPPTGGTSTPSGREAVNEQSGQCEKATIEVTTGNDKGREFVEVIQPDAPRQLREGQDVVVAYAPDAPHDLQYSVIDVDRTVPMALLAGIFALAVVVVGRLRGVMALVALAVSFAVLTLFILPAILQGSNPLVVAVIGASAIMLAALYMCHGLTARTSVAVVGTLISLLLIGLLGSLFIDWASLTGNTDDNTGLIHGLYPDIDMSGLLLAGIIIGSLGVLDDVTVTQTSAVWELHQADPRMGWRALYRAGIRIGRDHIASVVNTLVLAYAGAALPLLLLFTIAQSSVGSVANSELVAEEIVRTLVGSIGLVASVPVTTVLAALVVSADRTGLGAEAGAPAPVRTGRGRRRKA; via the coding sequence GTGACTTCCCCCCAAAGCGACCCCGCATCCCAGGGCCACGCACATGGCCACTCGCACAGTCACGGCCCCGCCGCGCCCGTCTCCAAGCATCTGCGCAAGGTCATCGCGGCCGTGCTGATCCCCTTCGCCACCGCGGTCGTCGTCGGTCTCGTGGTCTTCTGGCCCGGCGGCGTCCCGGCGCACGAGCGCACCGGCGTCGGCTTCGACCGGCAGACCCAGGAGGGCACGGTGGTGCGGGTCGACAAGGTCGACTGCAAGGACGTCAACGCCGCACAGGTGCCGCCGACCGGGGGCACCTCCACTCCGTCCGGGCGGGAAGCGGTCAACGAGCAGTCGGGGCAGTGCGAGAAGGCCACGATCGAGGTGACCACCGGCAACGACAAGGGCCGTGAGTTCGTCGAGGTGATCCAGCCCGACGCTCCCCGGCAGCTGCGCGAGGGACAGGACGTCGTCGTGGCGTACGCGCCCGACGCGCCGCACGACCTCCAGTACTCGGTCATCGATGTGGACCGGACGGTCCCGATGGCTCTGCTGGCCGGGATCTTCGCCCTCGCGGTCGTCGTCGTGGGCAGGCTGCGCGGGGTGATGGCGCTGGTGGCGCTCGCCGTGTCGTTCGCCGTACTGACCCTGTTCATCCTGCCGGCGATCCTTCAGGGGTCGAATCCCCTGGTCGTCGCGGTGATCGGGGCCAGCGCCATCATGCTGGCAGCCCTCTACATGTGCCACGGGCTGACGGCACGTACGTCCGTCGCGGTCGTCGGCACACTGATCTCACTGCTGCTGATCGGGCTGCTCGGCTCGCTCTTCATCGACTGGGCGAGCCTGACGGGCAACACCGACGACAACACCGGCCTCATCCACGGCCTGTACCCGGACATCGACATGAGCGGCCTGCTGCTGGCCGGGATCATCATCGGCTCGCTCGGCGTGCTCGACGATGTGACCGTCACCCAGACCTCGGCCGTCTGGGAACTGCACCAGGCGGACCCGCGGATGGGTTGGCGGGCGCTGTACCGGGCAGGGATCCGTATCGGAAGGGACCACATCGCCTCGGTCGTCAACACCCTGGTGCTCGCCTACGCGGGCGCGGCACTGCCGCTGCTGCTGCTCTTCACCATCGCCCAGAGCAGTGTGGGATCGGTCGCCAACAGCGAGCTGGTGGCTGAGGAGATCGTCCGGACGCTGGTCGGATCGATCGGACTGGTCGCCTCGGTACCGGTGACCACGGTGCTCGCCGCTCTGGTCGTCTCCGCGGACCGCACAGGGCTCGGCGCGGAAGCCGGAGCTCCTGCACCCGTACGGACCGGGAGAGGCCGTCGTCGCAAGGCATGA
- a CDS encoding SsgA family sporulation/cell division regulator produces the protein MRESVQAEVMMSFLVSEELSFRIPVELRYEVGDPYAIRMTFHLPGDAPVTWAFGRELLLDGLNSPSGDGDVHIGPTEPEGLSDVHIRLQVGADRALFRAGTAPLVAFLDRTDKLVPLGQEHTLGDFDGNLEEALGRILAEEQNAG, from the coding sequence ATGCGCGAGTCGGTTCAAGCAGAGGTCATGATGAGCTTTCTCGTCTCCGAGGAGCTCTCTTTCCGAATTCCGGTGGAGCTCAGGTACGAGGTCGGTGATCCGTACGCGATCCGAATGACGTTCCACTTGCCTGGCGACGCCCCTGTGACCTGGGCGTTCGGCCGTGAGTTGCTGTTGGACGGTCTGAACAGTCCCAGTGGGGACGGTGATGTGCACATCGGGCCGACCGAGCCCGAAGGGCTGAGCGATGTGCACATCCGTTTGCAGGTCGGCGCGGACCGCGCGTTGTTCCGGGCCGGTACGGCGCCCCTCGTGGCGTTTCTCGACCGGACGGACAAGCTGGTGCCGCTGGGCCAGGAGCACACGCTGGGTGACTTCGACGGAAACCTCGAAGAGGCGCTCGGCCGGATCCTCGCCGAGGAGCAGAACGCCGGTTGA